AGATATGAAAAAAATAATGATCGTTTTTACCGGCGGGACCATATCAATGAAAGTTGATGCGGAAACAGGCGGTGCAGTTCCACATCTTACCGGTGGAGATATTATTGAAATGATTCCCGAACTGGGCTCTTTGGCAGAGATCGATTTTTACGATTTCGGGAAATATCCGGGTCCTCACATGACTCCCGAACTGATGTTTGAACTTGCACTTACTGTGCAGGGGATGATCGATGACGAGAATTTCGATGGTATCATCATCACTCATGGAACCGATACACTTGAGGAAACGGCATATTTTCTCGATCTTTATCTTGAGACACACATTCCTGTTGTTCTTACAGGTTCAATGAAGAACAGTTCCGATCCCGACTGGGATGGACCTCAAAATCTGATTGATTCCATTTATACTTGTTTGAACAGAAACAGTCGTGACATGGGGGTTCTTGTATGTTTAAATGGTGAAATCAATGCCGCAAGCGAGGTGACCAAAACGCATACGGAAGATAAAGAGACATTTGCATCACTCGATTTTGGCAGTCTCGGTTTTGTTGACAGAGGAAGGGTGATTTTTAACCGGACACCAAGAAGGCTTGAGACGATAAAGACAGGGAAAATTAATTCCAATGTTGATTTATTGAAGTGTTATGCCGGTATGGATGCCAGGTTTTTCAGATATTCAGCCGACAGCGGTGTTGACGGACTGGTAGTGGAAGCTTTGGGAGTGGGGAATGTACCTCCGGCTGTATTTGAGGGAATCGAATATCTTCTTGAGAAGGGGATACCGGTTGTTCTTGTTTCCCGATGTCCTGCAGGTGAAACGGATGATGTTTACAGTTATCCGGGAGCGGGGAAGTGGCTGCGGGAGGCAGGAGTAATATTTGCAGAGTATCTAAACGGTCAGAAGGCAAGGATTAAGCTTATCCTTGCCCTAGGAAAAACCGGTGACCATTCTGAACTGGAGAAAATTTTTTATTGAGATGAAGAGGCAAATTTGCAGTCAATTGCGCTGTACAACCCTTTCTTCGAAATAATCATTTTATTTGGAAAGGCCTCTTCGACATCCTGGTTGTGGGCTACAATAAATACCTGTTTAAACCAGTCGGAAATTTTCGAAAGGGCAAACATCAAATCCGCTCTTCTGCCTTCATCCTGTGATCCAAAAACCTCGTCAAGTGCAAGGAATCCCATGTTGCCGGCACCACTCATGTTAATTATGTGACGGCTGACAGCAATTCTGAGGCAGACAGCGGCGAGGTCTTTTTCACCACCCGATAGAGTCTCAATTAGTGCCTCCTTGTCATCCCTCATGACTTTGATATCGTAGTTTTCAGTATCAATGTGCAATCCATTGTATCTTTCCTTTGTAATTTCTACAAAAAGTCTGTTGGCTTCCTGAGAAATCTTGGGAATTGCTTCCGAGGTTATTCTCGCCTTAAAATTATCGATAATTTCCTTGAAGATTTTATATTTCTCAACTCCGGTCCGAAGTTGTTCGAAAGAACCTTTCCGCTCGTCATTTTCATGTAATGCTGCTTCTGCGGATGAAACCTCACTTTTTATCGTATTGAGTTCCAATTCAGCCTTGTGTGCAGCACCCACCAGATCAAGGTGCTCCTGCTGTTTCTGTTTCAGCAAAGAATCTGCTGTGGTAAGTTCATCCACATTAAAATTCAGTTCGACTAAATTGTTCTGTTTAGTCGAGAGCTTCTCCTTCGATTCATTGAGGGTTGCGGTGTAGTCAGAAAGATGTTTCTCCTGAGCAGGCAGGGTACCAATTTCACCAAGCATTTTCTGGTATTCATCATTCTTTATTTCGGCTGATTTTACCTCCTCTCCGAGAATTGTGAAAGCTTCTTTGTCAAAATCTCTTGGACCTACTGCACTCAAATCCCGTTCTGCAGACGATATTTTGGCAATTGTTTTTTCACGATTTCCAGACAGAGTTGTCAACTGTGCCCTGTCGTTTTCGAGTTTCACGATGGTTTTGCCCAAGTCAGCAATTTCGTCCTGAAGTTTTTTTACTTCTGCCCGTTTCTCCGACAGATTCTTTTTAACTTGGGATTCTCTCTCACCGATCTCTGCGATCAACGCATTAAGCTCAGCAATTTCGGCTTTGTATTTTTTTATGAGTACCGGTTTTTGTGTGCCGAGCTCTCTTTCACACTCGGGGCATGTACCTGCTGCATCAAGTCCTTCGACATGCTTTAATCGCTTAATTGTCTGCTTAAGGCGTGCATCATATCCGGCAATTTCCTTCCCGAGATCGAGAGCATTGGCATTTAAGAGACTCTCTTCTCTTTCGAACCCCTCCTTAATCACAGTTTTCAGTTGCAGGTCATTTGGTGCATTCTCCATGGTCGCGATTGTGGCAGAGAGTCTTGCAATCTGTTCCTCGATGCTGGCGAGTTCGGTTTCCGCTTTGGTTTTATTAGAAAAGATGCTCCCATAGAGGGCTGCATTTTCCTTTTTTGTTTGCATTTCTGCCTGTTGCGTCTTCAGTTTATGAAGCAGTTCGACTATGGGTGAAAGTCTTTCTGCCTCTAATTCGAGGGTTATCAAACGGGAAATCTCGGTTTCGGTTGAAGAAATTGATTCTTCTGTTTTCGAGATGGCGGTCTTTATAGTCGCAATTTCTTTTTCAAGCTCATTATGTTTTTCCTGCAGTATACGGAGTCCGTCAACCTTTCGTTGCTGTAATCCTTTTTCAGTTAATTTTGCATCAACAGATTG
This is a stretch of genomic DNA from Bacteroidota bacterium. It encodes these proteins:
- a CDS encoding SMC family ATPase codes for the protein MLINKLKLKNFKQYKDEIINFPTGLTGLVGRNGAGKSTVFDAISFALFGPLKGVNLSQLKNDNAPASEPVEVELEFIERNKEYVVKRALRGVAQTTKVGLYRVDQQNIVALAENATEVAKELYKIIKLDKDSFVNSFFAKQKETAGLLASTPAERVIEIRKMLGFDRLDAISKTAGNKLKTLKYEMEAAASLLLDDQRIADLNELIQEKKNELAALTQEHNQLKQSVDAKLTEKGLQQRKVDGLRILQEKHNELEKEIATIKTAISKTEESISSTETEISRLITLELEAERLSPIVELLHKLKTQQAEMQTKKENAALYGSIFSNKTKAETELASIEEQIARLSATIATMENAPNDLQLKTVIKEGFEREESLLNANALDLGKEIAGYDARLKQTIKRLKHVEGLDAAGTCPECERELGTQKPVLIKKYKAEIAELNALIAEIGERESQVKKNLSEKRAEVKKLQDEIADLGKTIVKLENDRAQLTTLSGNREKTIAKISSAERDLSAVGPRDFDKEAFTILGEEVKSAEIKNDEYQKMLGEIGTLPAQEKHLSDYTATLNESKEKLSTKQNNLVELNFNVDELTTADSLLKQKQQEHLDLVGAAHKAELELNTIKSEVSSAEAALHENDERKGSFEQLRTGVEKYKIFKEIIDNFKARITSEAIPKISQEANRLFVEITKERYNGLHIDTENYDIKVMRDDKEALIETLSGGEKDLAAVCLRIAVSRHIINMSGAGNMGFLALDEVFGSQDEGRRADLMFALSKISDWFKQVFIVAHNQDVEEAFPNKMIISKKGLYSAIDCKFASSSQ
- a CDS encoding asparaginase, producing the protein MKKIMIVFTGGTISMKVDAETGGAVPHLTGGDIIEMIPELGSLAEIDFYDFGKYPGPHMTPELMFELALTVQGMIDDENFDGIIITHGTDTLEETAYFLDLYLETHIPVVLTGSMKNSSDPDWDGPQNLIDSIYTCLNRNSRDMGVLVCLNGEINAASEVTKTHTEDKETFASLDFGSLGFVDRGRVIFNRTPRRLETIKTGKINSNVDLLKCYAGMDARFFRYSADSGVDGLVVEALGVGNVPPAVFEGIEYLLEKGIPVVLVSRCPAGETDDVYSYPGAGKWLREAGVIFAEYLNGQKARIKLILALGKTGDHSELEKIFY